From the Maioricimonas rarisocia genome, one window contains:
- a CDS encoding serine/threonine-protein kinase, translating to MTMRQKKVPIAVLERIDDLCADFERKWQTSDPPAIESVLTDELASSERDALLAELIVLDVDYRRRRGDAPTAQEYFDRFPDDAKVVNDAFGEGGKRTAGFEPPTVGRLAELFPGLQILELIGAGGMGAVYKARQEGLDRVVALKILPEEFGHDMKFALRFTREARTLARLNHPNIVSVYEFGTVEDTCYFLMEYVEGSTLRDVVEARQLAPEHALAIVPHLCDALQYAHDKGVIHRDIKPENILMAADGSVKIADFGLARIMGAEEQPQTLTGTHQVMGTLRYMAPEQLESTHRVDHRADIYSLGVVFYEMLTGELPIGRFEVPSAKVKIDVRLDEVVLRTLEKEPQRRYQQASQIKSDVQSIASTTNPAYEPTVVPEKQPERTGTTGHASLEQQELAGRLVLTRRQLMERVESALRPLSRWHVVQIVIGGTLVALGASCWAGSTQIPHRLISGLIVHIYGLFLVIAGVTVCVRIEQIDFSEPVDEVRGRLDGVRSLLLLSGPVIGFSWWLMWIPVSVAAGADAVVMYRNALVPSLVIGVVGTIVSVWLYWRALRSDSESAASWRKRLAGGRLNEAYRALDDIEGAGIR from the coding sequence ATGACGATGCGACAGAAGAAAGTTCCGATCGCGGTTCTGGAGCGGATTGACGACCTGTGTGCCGACTTTGAGAGAAAGTGGCAGACAAGCGACCCACCGGCCATCGAATCGGTTCTCACTGATGAACTGGCGTCGAGCGAACGGGATGCGCTGCTTGCGGAACTGATCGTTCTGGACGTCGATTACCGGCGACGTCGCGGAGATGCGCCGACGGCGCAAGAGTACTTCGATCGCTTTCCGGACGACGCAAAGGTTGTCAACGATGCATTTGGCGAGGGGGGCAAACGGACGGCGGGATTCGAGCCGCCAACGGTCGGACGGCTGGCCGAGCTCTTCCCCGGTTTGCAGATCCTCGAGCTGATCGGCGCGGGAGGAATGGGGGCCGTCTACAAGGCCCGGCAGGAGGGGCTCGACCGCGTTGTCGCGTTGAAGATTCTGCCGGAGGAATTCGGCCACGACATGAAGTTCGCGCTGCGGTTCACGCGCGAAGCCCGCACGCTTGCCAGGCTGAATCATCCGAACATCGTTTCCGTCTACGAATTCGGAACCGTCGAGGATACATGCTATTTTCTGATGGAGTATGTCGAAGGTTCGACACTGCGCGACGTTGTGGAAGCCCGCCAGCTGGCACCCGAACACGCCCTTGCCATCGTTCCGCATCTCTGTGACGCCCTGCAGTACGCACATGACAAGGGCGTGATCCATCGCGATATCAAACCGGAAAACATCCTGATGGCCGCGGATGGTTCGGTGAAGATCGCCGACTTCGGGCTGGCGCGGATCATGGGAGCCGAGGAGCAACCGCAGACACTGACCGGGACGCACCAGGTCATGGGCACGCTGCGGTACATGGCTCCGGAGCAGCTGGAATCGACCCACCGCGTCGACCACAGAGCCGACATTTACTCACTCGGAGTCGTGTTCTACGAGATGCTGACCGGAGAGCTGCCGATCGGTCGCTTTGAGGTGCCATCGGCAAAAGTGAAGATCGACGTGCGTCTCGACGAGGTCGTGCTTCGCACACTGGAGAAGGAACCGCAGCGCCGCTATCAGCAGGCGAGTCAGATCAAGTCAGACGTGCAGTCGATTGCGTCGACCACCAATCCGGCCTACGAACCGACGGTCGTTCCGGAGAAGCAGCCTGAGAGGACCGGGACAACCGGACATGCAAGCCTGGAACAGCAGGAGCTGGCGGGGCGGCTTGTTCTGACGCGTCGTCAACTGATGGAGCGTGTCGAGTCGGCGCTGCGACCGCTTTCTCGCTGGCATGTCGTGCAGATCGTGATTGGAGGGACACTGGTTGCGCTCGGAGCCTCGTGCTGGGCCGGGAGCACGCAGATTCCCCATCGACTCATCAGCGGGCTCATCGTGCATATCTACGGCCTGTTTCTGGTGATCGCGGGCGTTACCGTTTGCGTGCGAATCGAGCAGATTGACTTCTCAGAACCGGTCGACGAGGTGCGCGGCAGGCTGGATGGCGTGCGGTCGCTCCTGCTTCTTTCGGGCCCGGTCATTGGATTCTCGTGGTGGCTGATGTGGATTCCAGTCTCCGTTGCCGCCGGGGCGGACGCCGTCGTCATGTATCGGAATGCTCTGGTTCCCTCACTCGTGATCGGTGTGGTTGGCACGATCGTGTCTGTGTGGTTGTACTGGCGGGCTCTGAGGTCCGATTCGGAGTCGGCTGCGTCGTGGCGAAAGCGACTTGCCGGCGGCCGTCTCAACGAGGCCTACCGGGCACTCGACGACATCGAGGGTGCCGGCATTCGCTGA
- a CDS encoding glycoside hydrolase family protein translates to MTHTPWHAGGIARCFGLVALLVVAADAMADEPVDIGSRRELFVDRVLIDQTDNVQLRLHHPVKAPRPKSPLPTGAYITVIRDSDEHGVLLRAYWRGFDPAFKGKRESGDGAETVCYAESRDGHEWTFPKLGLHQVGGTRENNVILAKMPALLHNFSPFLDTRPGVPADQRFKALAGHPGPGDKRGKARPGIGLFAFHSADGIHWTNQGEVIPYRNEWRHAFDSQNVAFWSEAEEQYVCYFRTWTEPDRLRSISRTTSKDFRTWTRPVEMKPNRSGEHLYTNQTHPYFRAPHIYVALPTRYVPGRGDPSASRDHNNATDVLLMTSRAGSTRYDRTFGEAFIRPGTDAAAWLNRANYVALNVIPTSPAEMSIYHRSGDRYVLRTDGFASVHAGAESGELVTRPLRFRGDRLELNYSTSAAGSLRVELQEPDGTPIPHFALEDCNVIYGDEVDRTVTWKNDADLASLAGRAVRLRFVLVDCDLFSFRFDEGNRKAE, encoded by the coding sequence ATGACGCACACTCCCTGGCATGCAGGCGGAATTGCACGATGTTTCGGACTTGTTGCGTTGCTTGTTGTTGCAGCCGACGCGATGGCCGACGAGCCGGTCGACATCGGTTCCCGGCGGGAACTGTTTGTCGATCGAGTCCTCATCGACCAGACCGACAACGTCCAGCTCAGGCTGCATCATCCGGTCAAGGCACCCCGGCCGAAGTCGCCTTTGCCGACCGGAGCCTACATCACGGTGATCAGGGACAGCGACGAACATGGCGTTCTGCTGCGGGCGTACTGGCGGGGATTCGATCCCGCGTTCAAGGGCAAACGGGAGTCTGGCGACGGAGCGGAAACTGTCTGCTACGCCGAGAGCCGTGACGGTCACGAGTGGACGTTTCCGAAGCTCGGCCTGCATCAAGTGGGAGGGACTCGCGAGAACAATGTGATTCTCGCGAAGATGCCCGCGCTGCTGCACAACTTCTCGCCGTTTCTTGATACGCGCCCCGGTGTGCCGGCCGATCAGCGTTTCAAGGCTCTGGCTGGTCATCCCGGTCCCGGTGACAAGCGAGGCAAGGCGAGACCCGGCATCGGCCTGTTCGCGTTCCATTCCGCCGACGGAATCCACTGGACGAACCAGGGCGAAGTGATTCCTTACCGGAACGAATGGCGCCACGCGTTCGATTCGCAGAACGTCGCATTCTGGTCGGAAGCAGAGGAGCAGTACGTGTGCTACTTCCGCACATGGACCGAGCCGGACCGGCTTCGCAGCATCAGCCGCACGACGTCAAAGGACTTTCGGACGTGGACCAGACCGGTGGAGATGAAGCCGAATCGGTCCGGCGAACATCTCTACACGAACCAGACGCATCCATACTTTCGGGCACCACACATCTACGTTGCCCTTCCGACGCGGTACGTTCCCGGACGGGGCGACCCGTCCGCGTCGAGGGATCACAACAATGCAACCGACGTGCTGCTGATGACATCGCGAGCAGGCAGCACGCGTTACGACCGTACGTTTGGCGAGGCATTCATTCGGCCGGGGACTGACGCGGCGGCATGGTTGAACCGTGCCAACTACGTGGCGCTCAACGTCATCCCGACATCGCCTGCGGAGATGTCGATCTATCACCGCAGCGGCGATCGGTATGTGCTGCGAACGGATGGCTTCGCCTCAGTGCACGCCGGCGCGGAATCTGGTGAGCTGGTCACGCGTCCGTTGCGATTCCGCGGCGACCGCCTGGAGCTTAACTACAGCACCAGTGCCGCCGGCAGCCTGCGCGTTGAACTGCAGGAGCCGGATGGAACGCCGATTCCGCACTTCGCTCTTGAAGACTGCAACGTGATCTACGGGGATGAAGTTGATCGCACAGTGACGTGGAAGAACGATGCAGATCTGGCGTCACTTGCCGGCAGGGCTGTCCGGCTGCGGTTCGTGCTCGTGGACTGCGATCTGTTTTCGTTCCGGTTTGACGAAGGGAACCGGAAGGCGGAGTGA
- a CDS encoding ArsI/CadI family heavy metal resistance metalloenzyme — translation MNASSEVQFETDSRVHMGLAVRNVEKSIAFYTSLLGQPPTKTRPGYAKFETAEPPMNLSLNQVDGQTGQNNPVAHFGIQVKSSEAVRLVADRIQQAGLETRMEENVTCCYAVQDKAWVSDPDGNNWEVYVVLDNDGQQHASNGSSCCPGIPSVMQAVEQGDLPAAQNAFQEAGGMTACSCLGTAAN, via the coding sequence ATGAACGCAAGTTCTGAAGTACAGTTCGAGACCGACAGCCGCGTCCACATGGGCCTGGCGGTCAGAAACGTGGAGAAGTCGATCGCGTTCTACACGTCGCTGCTGGGCCAGCCTCCGACCAAGACCCGGCCCGGCTACGCCAAGTTCGAGACGGCCGAGCCACCGATGAACCTGTCGCTGAACCAGGTCGACGGACAGACCGGCCAGAACAACCCCGTCGCTCACTTCGGCATCCAGGTGAAGTCCAGCGAAGCCGTCCGGCTCGTTGCCGACCGGATCCAGCAGGCCGGACTGGAAACCCGGATGGAGGAGAACGTAACGTGTTGCTACGCCGTGCAGGACAAGGCGTGGGTGTCCGACCCCGATGGCAACAACTGGGAGGTGTACGTCGTCCTCGACAACGACGGTCAGCAGCACGCCTCCAACGGGTCCTCCTGCTGCCCGGGAATTCCTTCCGTCATGCAGGCCGTCGAGCAGGGTGACCTCCCGGCGGCGCAGAACGCCTTTCAGGAGGCGGGCGGCATGACAGCCTGCTCCTGTCTGGGTACCGCCGCAAACTGA
- a CDS encoding serine/threonine-protein kinase, giving the protein MNQDTDPRGETLDYRESSDRRPDIADLLVCVDGPERKELLRELIQLELWWRRHEVPAPSEEEYCRRFADNRLLVTEAFEQFRKRFSAGDNNSRSTGSEATLVDAQSFAPVERPTLPPDSNCDAPERDDRLRYFGDYELLEEIARGGMGVVFKARQIKLNRVVALKMILSGNLAAEEEILRFKTEAEAAANLDHPGIVPIYEIGEHNGQHYFSMGYVEGQSLAKRVKNGPLPPREAAEIVSKVARAVAHAHDKGVIHRDLKPANVMLDANVGPRVTDFGLAKQVESASDLTRTGAVMGTPSYMPPEQAGGKTDDVGPRSDVYSLGAILYCLLTGRPPFQSANPMDTLLQVLRDAPIPPRELTPRIAVELDVICLKCLEKDQDCRYGSATELARDLEAFLNDQSISAKPSGLLRSTWRWYTGRQDSAVLVAGGYLLITGLILTIWNLLGFVFAPIHERLSQRLYDAWLQIIASSLFWTIPSIFLGYYTLRRKPVAVYSGVAFAVASMGLSFGMFFFPDASPVVEHRFDALAGLLLVTSVLGAILYLAAIYSLWRRRG; this is encoded by the coding sequence ATGAACCAGGACACGGATCCGCGCGGCGAAACTCTCGACTACCGCGAGAGCTCCGATCGACGGCCGGACATTGCTGACCTGCTGGTCTGCGTGGACGGTCCCGAACGCAAAGAACTGCTCCGCGAACTGATTCAACTCGAGCTCTGGTGGCGACGCCACGAAGTGCCAGCTCCCTCCGAGGAGGAGTACTGCCGTCGCTTTGCCGATAACCGGCTGCTCGTGACCGAGGCCTTTGAGCAGTTTCGCAAGCGATTCAGCGCGGGGGACAACAACTCGCGATCGACAGGATCGGAAGCGACCCTCGTCGATGCCCAATCCTTCGCCCCGGTCGAGCGGCCAACATTGCCCCCCGACTCAAACTGTGACGCTCCCGAGAGAGACGATCGGCTCAGGTACTTCGGCGATTACGAACTGCTGGAAGAAATCGCCCGCGGCGGGATGGGCGTCGTCTTCAAAGCCCGGCAGATCAAGCTGAACCGCGTCGTCGCACTGAAGATGATCCTCTCCGGCAATCTCGCTGCCGAAGAAGAGATCCTGCGGTTCAAGACCGAGGCGGAAGCGGCAGCCAACCTCGATCACCCGGGTATCGTGCCTATCTACGAAATCGGCGAGCATAACGGGCAGCACTACTTTTCCATGGGCTACGTCGAGGGCCAGAGCCTCGCTAAACGGGTCAAGAACGGCCCCCTGCCCCCGCGAGAAGCGGCTGAGATCGTCAGCAAGGTCGCCCGGGCCGTGGCGCACGCACACGACAAGGGGGTCATCCACCGGGACCTCAAACCTGCCAACGTAATGCTCGATGCAAATGTCGGCCCCCGGGTGACCGACTTCGGGCTGGCCAAGCAGGTTGAGTCAGCCAGCGATCTGACCCGAACTGGTGCGGTCATGGGAACGCCGAGCTACATGCCTCCCGAGCAGGCCGGCGGTAAGACCGATGACGTCGGTCCACGTTCGGATGTCTATTCGCTGGGAGCGATCCTCTATTGCCTTCTCACGGGTCGACCGCCATTCCAGTCCGCTAATCCCATGGACACGTTGCTGCAGGTCCTGCGGGACGCTCCGATCCCGCCCCGTGAGTTGACCCCACGCATCGCTGTCGAACTTGATGTGATCTGTCTTAAGTGCCTCGAGAAGGACCAGGACTGCCGTTACGGCTCAGCCACCGAACTTGCCCGCGATCTCGAAGCATTCCTGAACGATCAATCCATCTCAGCGAAGCCGTCCGGACTGCTGCGGTCCACCTGGCGATGGTACACGGGTCGACAGGACTCCGCCGTCCTTGTCGCGGGAGGCTACCTGCTGATTACCGGACTGATCCTGACGATCTGGAATCTGCTTGGATTCGTGTTCGCCCCGATCCACGAACGACTCAGCCAGCGACTCTACGACGCGTGGCTGCAGATCATCGCCTCCTCGCTGTTCTGGACGATCCCCTCGATTTTTCTCGGCTACTACACCCTCAGACGCAAACCCGTCGCAGTCTATTCGGGAGTCGCGTTTGCCGTCGCGAGCATGGGCCTGAGCTTTGGAATGTTTTTCTTTCCCGACGCGTCACCGGTGGTCGAGCACCGCTTCGATGCCCTGGCCGGCCTGCTTCTGGTGACCAGCGTTCTGGGAGCCATCCTCTACCTGGCCGCAATCTATTCCCTCTGGCGGCGACGTGGGTGA
- a CDS encoding MarR family winged helix-turn-helix transcriptional regulator produces MNGPERPGFLITRLAHLFRSRVESVLARSGSELSVEESALLMVLVESGQPLRRGEFAEIMLRDKTTITRQLDGLERKGLVRRKPDPSDGRAVLITPTPKGRRQIDRLLPQSRELRESLKRGLSAEEWQTTMKGMRQMMDNLIAMD; encoded by the coding sequence ATGAACGGCCCCGAACGTCCCGGGTTCCTGATCACTCGCCTCGCTCACCTGTTCCGGTCGCGGGTCGAAAGTGTGCTCGCCCGCAGCGGCTCCGAACTGTCCGTCGAAGAATCCGCCCTGCTGATGGTGCTGGTGGAGTCCGGGCAGCCTCTGCGGAGAGGGGAGTTCGCCGAGATCATGCTGCGCGACAAGACGACGATCACCCGGCAACTGGACGGGCTGGAACGTAAAGGCCTGGTCCGCCGCAAACCGGACCCCAGCGATGGCCGTGCGGTTCTCATCACCCCCACCCCCAAAGGCCGCCGGCAGATCGACCGGCTACTGCCCCAGTCCAGGGAACTGCGTGAGAGCCTCAAACGCGGCCTGTCCGCCGAAGAATGGCAGACCACGATGAAGGGCATGCGCCAGATGATGGACAACCTGATCGCGATGGACTGA
- a CDS encoding sigma-70 family RNA polymerase sigma factor — MSKSTDVTHWIDLVKAGDSAAANRIWQHYFDRLVRAIRGRLRGQNRAVSDDEDIVLSVFDSFYDAAAKGRFPDLSDRDDLWRLLLRMASRKVVDKRRHDRRQRRGGRIQVQSLDQANDGDSMIEVIGDEPSPEMVLMMQESIERLFSHLGVGQLREIAGARLEGYSNAEIAERLGCSERTIERRLHLIREKCQQELLEHHDDATEESSDRGSGAD; from the coding sequence ATGTCGAAGAGTACAGATGTCACCCACTGGATTGATCTGGTGAAGGCCGGCGATTCCGCTGCTGCGAATCGCATTTGGCAGCACTATTTCGATCGGCTCGTGCGGGCGATTCGTGGTCGTCTGCGTGGGCAGAACCGGGCGGTCTCGGACGATGAAGACATCGTTCTGAGTGTGTTCGACAGCTTTTACGACGCGGCGGCGAAGGGGCGGTTTCCGGACCTGTCGGACCGGGACGATCTCTGGCGGCTTCTGCTGCGAATGGCCTCGAGAAAAGTCGTCGACAAGCGCAGGCACGACCGGCGGCAGCGACGTGGAGGCCGCATTCAGGTTCAATCTCTCGACCAGGCGAATGACGGCGACAGCATGATCGAGGTGATCGGCGACGAGCCATCACCCGAGATGGTGCTGATGATGCAGGAATCCATCGAGCGACTTTTTTCGCATCTGGGTGTCGGGCAGCTGAGAGAAATAGCGGGTGCCAGGTTGGAGGGGTATTCGAACGCGGAAATTGCCGAGCGTTTGGGATGCTCCGAGCGGACGATCGAACGGCGTCTGCACCTGATTCGAGAGAAATGTCAGCAGGAATTGCTCGAACACCATGACGATGCGACAGAAGAAAGTTCCGATCGCGGTTCTGGAGCGGATTGA
- a CDS encoding zinc ribbon domain-containing protein: MSFRTCPACKASVLEDDAELCPFCGASMSGKPTPTPAKAAAPSAPAKKPAAGSAAKPAGKAPAANKAAAKRPAAAEESADSGDPFDVDTAAMRKAFPVQPRPKKGCMVRVVCPMCDTPGFIPEKQQGKDVKCCNPECLVPVYTAPEPEPEETEDEAPAANWTTRIFWGVAGTALVAGLITVYMVVFNAEVDETDPLAVPPIAANDDGEEDPLNDPTGGGTKPEVVVDPPVTPAEIRDEALPEMVKAAQQRDNNRSKPFGRQQAAEAYALVGDLSKARQQLTRLADVGRTVPFYRIGPLVEIARQQRNAGDMAAANATLDKALAVASFPRVGRQPLDAVGNLAAALVINDRLDDATQLVTSHAAGGSRGALSALWQGAMDLKTYNVSVESTHPYLHQMPGAIWVAVTRSVAHEGTVDQAVTWARAADDVSVRDNSLAAWAGVAAARGNDEDMQALDAIAGNSSPTGQTRIWAAVADAQLLAGKTEAAKASLEKADAALASLSVPQPQPLPDMKAIYRSIGRRNAGLPDPAPWYSAALAAADLAELHKRLGDGETAWERLRTALRFTAGTAPGLSATKALTEQNSDFNRASTEQQLKSALGLKDSELFLAFNRYRRQCEMLHDEAQKRFRFEVQLLRRAVRLGMEESVWTLVDGRDEALGTSVAQPYLESTLSGLLSVTAKERGNSELEAAVRSGMAGTSVQMNPGDVIVIGIQRLLQADQFDQIVQILRSYYRTPGHDRYVADREVMIAISQYQDEAGYSAAIDLILQLPDPLIREDCLLLTSARAGLDRKEDSAWKALAKQNLSATERVAAYRGLIGGLRAAGAL; the protein is encoded by the coding sequence ATGAGTTTTCGGACCTGCCCCGCCTGCAAGGCCTCGGTGCTCGAAGATGATGCGGAACTGTGTCCGTTCTGCGGTGCGTCGATGTCCGGAAAGCCGACGCCCACGCCAGCCAAGGCTGCTGCCCCGTCGGCTCCGGCGAAGAAACCGGCTGCCGGGAGTGCGGCAAAACCGGCGGGCAAGGCCCCGGCGGCCAACAAAGCTGCGGCGAAACGTCCTGCTGCCGCTGAGGAGTCAGCCGACAGCGGCGACCCGTTCGACGTCGATACGGCCGCCATGCGCAAGGCGTTTCCCGTTCAGCCGCGTCCGAAGAAGGGCTGCATGGTGCGGGTGGTCTGCCCGATGTGCGACACGCCCGGCTTCATCCCTGAAAAGCAGCAGGGGAAGGACGTCAAATGCTGCAACCCGGAGTGTCTGGTGCCGGTCTACACGGCTCCCGAGCCGGAACCGGAGGAGACAGAAGACGAAGCTCCCGCGGCGAACTGGACGACCCGGATTTTCTGGGGCGTGGCGGGGACGGCGCTGGTGGCGGGGCTGATTACGGTGTACATGGTCGTGTTTAACGCGGAGGTCGACGAGACCGATCCGCTGGCCGTTCCTCCGATCGCCGCGAACGATGATGGCGAGGAGGATCCGCTGAACGACCCGACCGGAGGCGGGACGAAGCCGGAAGTCGTCGTCGATCCGCCCGTGACCCCCGCGGAGATCCGGGACGAGGCCCTGCCCGAGATGGTGAAGGCGGCCCAGCAGCGTGACAACAATCGCAGCAAGCCGTTCGGGCGTCAGCAGGCAGCCGAGGCGTACGCGCTGGTGGGCGATCTGTCGAAGGCCCGGCAGCAACTGACGCGACTTGCGGATGTCGGCCGGACCGTTCCGTTTTACCGGATCGGTCCCCTGGTCGAGATTGCCCGGCAGCAGCGAAACGCCGGCGACATGGCCGCCGCGAACGCAACGCTCGACAAGGCACTGGCGGTCGCGAGTTTTCCGCGGGTTGGACGTCAGCCACTGGATGCGGTCGGCAACCTGGCGGCGGCACTGGTCATCAACGATCGACTCGACGACGCAACGCAGCTGGTGACGAGTCATGCGGCAGGCGGATCACGTGGCGCCCTGTCGGCCCTGTGGCAGGGGGCGATGGATCTGAAGACGTACAACGTCTCCGTCGAGTCAACGCATCCATACCTGCATCAGATGCCGGGAGCGATCTGGGTGGCCGTGACGCGATCCGTCGCTCACGAGGGGACGGTCGATCAGGCGGTCACCTGGGCGCGAGCGGCGGATGATGTTTCGGTGCGCGACAACAGCCTGGCGGCCTGGGCCGGCGTGGCGGCTGCCCGCGGCAACGACGAGGACATGCAGGCGCTCGATGCGATTGCCGGCAATTCGTCCCCGACCGGTCAGACGCGAATCTGGGCGGCGGTGGCGGATGCGCAACTGCTCGCGGGCAAGACGGAGGCGGCGAAGGCGTCCCTCGAGAAGGCGGACGCTGCACTGGCTTCGTTGTCGGTTCCCCAGCCGCAGCCACTGCCTGACATGAAGGCGATCTATCGCAGCATCGGGCGGCGTAATGCGGGACTTCCGGACCCGGCTCCGTGGTATTCCGCGGCCCTGGCGGCGGCCGATCTGGCTGAGCTGCACAAACGACTTGGCGATGGGGAGACGGCCTGGGAACGTCTGCGGACGGCTCTGCGATTCACCGCAGGGACGGCTCCCGGATTGTCGGCGACGAAAGCCCTGACCGAGCAAAACTCGGACTTCAACCGGGCCAGCACCGAACAGCAGCTCAAATCGGCGCTGGGGCTGAAGGATTCGGAACTGTTCCTGGCCTTCAACCGGTACCGCCGGCAGTGTGAAATGCTGCACGACGAAGCGCAGAAGCGGTTTCGGTTCGAGGTCCAGCTTCTGCGGCGGGCGGTTCGACTCGGGATGGAAGAGTCGGTCTGGACGCTGGTGGACGGACGGGATGAGGCTTTGGGGACTTCGGTCGCGCAGCCGTATCTCGAGTCGACTTTGTCCGGACTGTTGTCGGTGACTGCCAAAGAGCGTGGAAACAGCGAACTCGAAGCGGCTGTACGCAGCGGCATGGCGGGGACGTCGGTGCAGATGAATCCGGGCGACGTGATCGTCATCGGAATCCAGCGGCTCCTCCAGGCCGATCAGTTTGATCAGATCGTCCAGATTCTGCGAAGCTACTACCGGACGCCCGGCCACGACCGGTATGTCGCAGACCGCGAGGTGATGATTGCGATCAGCCAGTATCAGGACGAAGCCGGATATTCGGCAGCAATTGACCTGATTCTCCAGCTTCCGGATCCGCTGATCCGTGAGGATTGTCTGCTGCTGACATCAGCCCGGGCCGGTCTCGACCGCAAGGAGGATTCCGCCTGGAAGGCGCTGGCAAAGCAGAATCTGTCGGCGACCGAGCGGGTGGCGGCCTATCGGGGACTGATCGGCGGGCTTCGCGCTGCCGGCGCGTTGTGA
- a CDS encoding alkyl/aryl-sulfatase, whose translation MHTGSGTVGLLLVMTLAGAAAGGETQVEPEVASKMLASQTEQFEQQVVEVTDNVYTAVGFHGANTSMIVGTDGVIIVDTLFGPSSAARAFEALRAYSDKPVKAIIYTHSHGDHTGGATAFAGDKRPDIYATENFGVAEGATAAAGPIKARRGSRQFGRNLSPSETTNRGVAPANTADHDRGKGFIPPNVRVPPEGLKTTIAGVDVEFHPAPGETDDAMFLWLPDEKVLFAGDNFYHAFPNLYAIRGTAYRNVLNWSESVAKMAEFRPHFLVPGHTMPVRGEETAVAMLSDYSEAIRSVYDQTVQGMNEGKGPDQLAHEVDLPEHLRDKPYLIEFYGTVPHAVRAIYAGLLGWFDGNPTTLNPLGPKVKAQKVAALAGGTRKLTAQMQAALVQEDYQWALELADHVKWLEDGDRELARTVKIAALRGLAAREYNAPNRNYYQSYANELESGALSELWH comes from the coding sequence ATGCACACAGGTTCAGGAACGGTTGGTCTGCTTCTGGTTATGACACTGGCTGGTGCTGCTGCCGGCGGGGAGACACAGGTCGAACCGGAGGTCGCATCGAAGATGCTTGCCTCCCAGACAGAGCAGTTCGAGCAGCAGGTCGTCGAGGTCACCGACAACGTCTACACGGCGGTCGGGTTTCATGGTGCCAACACGTCGATGATCGTCGGGACCGATGGTGTGATCATCGTCGACACCCTTTTCGGGCCGAGCAGTGCCGCGAGAGCCTTCGAGGCATTGCGGGCGTACAGCGACAAGCCGGTCAAGGCGATCATCTACACGCACAGTCACGGCGATCACACTGGTGGTGCGACCGCATTTGCGGGAGACAAACGGCCGGACATCTACGCCACGGAGAACTTCGGAGTTGCGGAAGGTGCCACGGCAGCCGCGGGCCCCATCAAGGCCCGGCGAGGCTCGCGTCAGTTCGGGCGGAACCTTTCGCCGTCTGAGACGACGAATCGTGGCGTGGCTCCGGCCAACACGGCCGATCACGATCGGGGCAAGGGGTTCATTCCCCCGAATGTTCGCGTTCCGCCGGAAGGGCTGAAGACGACGATTGCGGGCGTCGATGTCGAGTTCCACCCTGCCCCGGGCGAGACGGATGATGCGATGTTCCTCTGGCTGCCCGATGAGAAGGTGCTGTTCGCCGGCGACAATTTCTACCACGCTTTCCCCAACCTGTATGCGATTCGGGGAACGGCGTATCGCAACGTACTGAACTGGTCCGAGAGCGTTGCGAAGATGGCGGAGTTCAGGCCGCACTTCCTGGTGCCCGGGCATACGATGCCGGTCCGGGGAGAAGAGACCGCCGTCGCCATGCTGAGCGATTACAGCGAGGCGATTCGCAGCGTGTACGATCAGACGGTCCAGGGGATGAATGAAGGTAAGGGGCCTGATCAGCTGGCCCACGAAGTCGATCTGCCGGAGCATCTGCGGGACAAGCCGTATCTGATCGAGTTCTATGGCACGGTTCCTCACGCGGTCCGGGCGATCTACGCGGGTCTGCTGGGTTGGTTCGACGGGAACCCGACGACGCTCAATCCGCTGGGGCCGAAGGTCAAAGCGCAGAAAGTTGCCGCGCTGGCCGGCGGTACCCGGAAGCTGACCGCACAGATGCAGGCGGCATTGGTGCAGGAGGACTACCAGTGGGCTCTGGAGCTGGCAGACCACGTGAAGTGGCTGGAGGACGGCGACCGGGAGCTGGCGCGGACGGTGAAGATCGCGGCACTGCGTGGCCTGGCGGCACGGGAGTACAACGCTCCGAACCGAAACTATTACCAGAGCTACGCGAACGAACTCGAGTCGGGTGCATTGAGCGAGCTGTGGCACTAG